A single genomic interval of Syntrophobotulus glycolicus DSM 8271 harbors:
- a CDS encoding energy-coupling factor ABC transporter substrate-binding protein, with translation MGTIEKKNKNVTLRNNLLLIALVVILAVVPIFLAKGAEFGGSDDQAEAAITEINPDYQPWFSSVWEPPSGEIESLLFALQAALGAGIVGYYLGFVRGRSKRESEKQ, from the coding sequence ATGGGGACAATTGAAAAGAAGAATAAGAATGTTACATTAAGAAATAATTTGTTATTAATTGCTTTAGTGGTTATTCTGGCCGTTGTTCCTATCTTCCTGGCTAAAGGCGCTGAATTTGGCGGTTCTGATGATCAGGCGGAAGCCGCGATCACGGAAATCAATCCGGATTACCAGCCCTGGTTCTCTTCAGTATGGGAACCGCCCAGCGGGGAGATTGAAAGCCTGCTTTTTGCCCTGCAGGCAGCCTTGGGAGCGGGTATCGTGGGCTATTATTTGGGTTTTGTCCGGGGCAGAAGCAAAAGAGAAAGCGAAAAACAATGA
- the cobI gene encoding precorrin-2 C(20)-methyltransferase, with protein MTMRTKGKLYGVGVGPGDPELLTLKALRVIREAEIIAVPKTEGKTITALAVVQSVCDFSDKEILEVYMPMTREKTVLWENHRKGAAELTRRLAAGQTVAFLTLGDPSIYSTYIYLHKQVLEAGFQAELIAGVPSFCAVAARLNDSLCAGAEPLHIIPASYPGLAESLNWPGTKVLMKSGLAFAGVREYLKDSGLLSHSAMVERCGMDGEKVYPDLREADEKTSYFSIIVVKDKERKP; from the coding sequence ATGACAATGAGAACAAAGGGGAAATTATACGGAGTAGGGGTAGGACCCGGTGATCCGGAGCTCCTGACCCTAAAAGCGCTGAGAGTGATCAGGGAGGCGGAGATTATCGCCGTGCCCAAAACAGAGGGGAAAACCATCACCGCTCTTGCGGTGGTGCAGTCCGTCTGCGATTTTTCGGATAAAGAAATATTAGAAGTCTATATGCCCATGACCAGAGAAAAAACCGTGCTTTGGGAAAACCACCGGAAGGGGGCGGCGGAACTCACCCGGAGGCTTGCCGCCGGTCAAACTGTCGCTTTTTTGACTTTGGGCGATCCCTCCATTTATTCTACCTACATTTATTTGCACAAACAGGTTTTGGAAGCGGGTTTTCAGGCCGAACTGATTGCCGGAGTCCCCTCCTTCTGTGCTGTGGCCGCCAGGTTAAATGACTCGCTTTGTGCCGGAGCCGAACCTTTACATATCATCCCGGCGTCTTACCCGGGACTGGCCGAATCCCTGAACTGGCCGGGAACAAAAGTCCTGATGAAATCCGGTTTGGCCTTTGCCGGTGTCAGGGAATATTTGAAAGACAGCGGGCTGCTTTCCCACTCGGCCATGGTGGAACGCTGCGGAATGGATGGGGAGAAAGTGTATCCCGACCTGCGGGAAGCGGACGAGAAAACCAGCTATTTTTCCATTATTGTAGTCAAGGACAAGGAGAGAAAGCCATGA
- the cobK gene encoding precorrin-6A reductase, which yields MRRPEQPVLWIIAGTTEGRKLVESLAACDVTLYVSLATDYGLSFFPEKENVRVEAKRLSPEEMVSFLRTRRPDCVIDTTHPYAQKVTSGIDRACRKTGTRYIRLLRPAAGEGGSIRVRDTVQAAAILRETKGNVFLACGSKEIQAFTSLPDFAERVYARILPAPESLEKCLSLGFKHSHMICMQGPFSRELNAAMLKATAAAWLVTKDSGEIGGYHQKIEAAGDLGIPVVVIGRPEEGEGLSFAQVVQKLQTEYGLTINDVSLCRKEDGRDGNHDKAEKAAHGSCQESSGQGNPDQ from the coding sequence ATGAGGAGACCTGAACAGCCTGTACTTTGGATCATCGCCGGGACCACTGAGGGCCGAAAGCTTGTGGAAAGCCTGGCCGCCTGTGATGTTACCCTCTACGTATCTCTGGCTACAGATTATGGGTTGTCCTTCTTTCCGGAGAAAGAAAATGTCCGGGTGGAGGCCAAACGCCTCAGCCCGGAAGAGATGGTCTCATTTCTGCGAACCAGGCGTCCCGATTGTGTCATCGATACAACTCATCCTTACGCCCAAAAGGTCACTTCCGGTATTGACCGCGCCTGCCGGAAGACGGGCACCCGCTATATCCGCCTGCTCCGGCCGGCAGCCGGAGAGGGAGGATCTATCCGGGTACGGGATACAGTTCAGGCTGCGGCTATCCTGAGGGAGACAAAGGGGAACGTTTTTCTGGCCTGCGGCAGCAAAGAAATCCAAGCCTTTACCTCTCTGCCGGATTTTGCTGAAAGGGTGTATGCCCGGATACTGCCGGCCCCGGAGAGTTTGGAGAAGTGTTTGTCCCTCGGGTTTAAGCATTCTCATATGATTTGCATGCAGGGCCCGTTTTCCAGAGAACTCAATGCGGCGATGCTTAAAGCAACCGCCGCGGCCTGGCTGGTCACCAAAGACTCGGGGGAAATCGGCGGCTATCATCAGAAAATTGAAGCGGCCGGGGACCTGGGAATCCCCGTGGTCGTGATCGGCAGGCCTGAAGAAGGTGAAGGGTTGAGCTTCGCCCAAGTGGTTCAGAAGCTGCAAACGGAATATGGCTTGACAATAAATGATGTTTCATTGTGCCGAAAGGAGGACGGGCGAGATGGAAATCACGATAAGGCCGAGAAGGCTGCGCACGGATCCTGTCAGGAGAGCTCTGGTCAGGGAAACCCGGATCAATAA
- a CDS encoding bifunctional adenosylcobinamide kinase/adenosylcobinamide-phosphate guanylyltransferase: MILILGGRYQGKTAYALKNYGSGTVVFDLAGQEITGMYGAGIIVNLQEGVRQLIRMDIRPEEYFRDNLAKLAGKILVGTEIGCGIVPVEKADRAWRDETGRVYQLLAANAQKVERVWAGIPVTLKSDPERC, encoded by the coding sequence ATGATTTTGATATTGGGCGGAAGATATCAGGGGAAGACTGCCTATGCGCTGAAAAATTACGGTTCTGGTACGGTCGTATTTGATTTGGCCGGGCAGGAGATCACCGGTATGTATGGGGCCGGGATCATCGTGAATCTCCAGGAAGGGGTCAGGCAGCTGATCAGGATGGATATCCGTCCTGAAGAATATTTTCGGGACAATCTGGCGAAGCTGGCGGGTAAAATTCTTGTAGGCACTGAAATCGGCTGTGGAATTGTGCCTGTGGAAAAGGCGGACCGGGCCTGGCGGGATGAGACAGGAAGGGTCTATCAACTTCTGGCTGCCAACGCCCAAAAAGTCGAGCGAGTTTGGGCAGGGATCCCGGTTACCTTAAAGAGCGATCCGGAAAGGTGCTGA
- a CDS encoding energy-coupling factor ABC transporter permease — translation MKKRKIVMILSFTLMLTLLPQAAYGMHIMEGFLPPVWSISWGVIVIPFFVLGLLSIQKTVRDNPRLKLLLAMAGAFTFLLSALKIPSVTGSCSHPTGVGLGAILFGPTAMTVLGMIVLLFQAILLAHGGLTTLGANTFSMAVVGPLVAFATYKIVQKLHGPRWLAVFLAAALGDLLTYVTTSVQLALAFPAETGGFAASLFKFMGIFAVTQIPLAISEGILTVLVFNAITAYSGQELKSLKIFAEEA, via the coding sequence ATGAAAAAGCGTAAAATTGTCATGATTTTAAGTTTTACTCTGATGCTTACGTTATTGCCACAAGCAGCTTATGGTATGCACATCATGGAAGGGTTTCTGCCTCCGGTTTGGAGCATCTCCTGGGGAGTGATTGTCATTCCGTTTTTTGTCCTGGGGCTTTTGTCCATTCAAAAAACGGTCCGGGACAATCCCAGGCTTAAACTGCTCCTGGCTATGGCGGGTGCGTTTACTTTTTTGCTTTCGGCTTTAAAAATTCCCTCGGTTACAGGGAGTTGTTCCCATCCCACCGGTGTGGGGCTTGGCGCGATTCTTTTCGGGCCGACAGCAATGACGGTTCTGGGCATGATTGTCCTGTTGTTTCAGGCCATCCTGCTGGCTCATGGCGGACTGACGACTTTGGGCGCCAATACCTTTTCCATGGCGGTGGTCGGGCCCCTTGTTGCTTTCGCCACTTACAAAATCGTTCAAAAGCTTCATGGCCCCCGCTGGCTGGCAGTTTTTCTGGCGGCCGCTCTCGGAGATCTGCTGACCTATGTCACGACCTCGGTTCAGCTGGCTTTGGCTTTCCCGGCGGAAACCGGCGGTTTTGCAGCCTCGCTCTTTAAATTCATGGGCATATTCGCCGTCACCCAGATTCCGCTTGCCATCAGTGAGGGGATTTTAACCGTGCTGGTGTTTAACGCCATCACCGCTTACAGCGGGCAGGAGCTGAAAAGCCTGAAAATTTTTGCTGAGGAGGCTTAA
- the cobJ gene encoding precorrin-3B C(17)-methyltransferase, giving the protein MKLFVVGLGPGGAEQITPRAMAVLNQCDVIAGYTVYIDLIRELFPGKRLLDTPMKQEEKRCRLAIEEALSGNTVALVSSGDAGVYGMAGIMYETAREFPEIEIEVVAGITAACSGGALLGAPLSHDFAVISLSDLLTPWEKIEARLQAAAQADFVICLYNPASKKRSDYLARASEIIMRFQSGDLPAGIVRNIGREDESWQVTTLAALREIPVDMFTTVMIGNSQTRIIRGKMVTPRGYRYEET; this is encoded by the coding sequence ATGAAACTATTTGTGGTCGGACTGGGACCGGGAGGAGCCGAACAGATAACACCAAGAGCAATGGCGGTTTTAAACCAATGTGATGTGATTGCGGGGTATACGGTATACATAGACCTGATTAGGGAGCTGTTTCCCGGTAAAAGACTGCTGGACACCCCGATGAAGCAAGAAGAAAAGCGCTGCCGGCTGGCAATCGAGGAAGCGCTTTCCGGAAATACCGTAGCGCTGGTTTCCAGCGGAGATGCCGGAGTGTACGGAATGGCGGGCATCATGTATGAAACCGCCCGGGAATTTCCGGAAATCGAAATCGAAGTGGTTGCGGGCATCACGGCCGCCTGCAGCGGAGGAGCCTTGCTGGGGGCGCCTCTCAGCCATGATTTTGCGGTGATTTCCCTGAGCGACTTGCTCACTCCCTGGGAGAAAATCGAGGCCAGGCTGCAGGCGGCCGCTCAGGCTGATTTTGTCATTTGTCTTTATAATCCCGCCAGTAAAAAGCGTTCGGACTATCTGGCCAGGGCCAGTGAGATCATTATGCGGTTTCAAAGCGGAGACCTGCCCGCCGGGATTGTCCGAAATATAGGCCGGGAAGACGAGAGCTGGCAGGTGACCACCCTGGCCGCCTTAAGAGAAATACCGGTCGACATGTTCACCACTGTCATGATCGGCAATTCCCAGACCCGGATCATCCGCGGAAAAATGGTCACGCCGAGAGGATACCGCTATGAGGAGACCTGA
- a CDS encoding cob(I)yrinic acid a,c-diamide adenosyltransferase, giving the protein MKGLFHIYTGEGKGKTTAALGMALRAFGSGLRVLYCQFLKSGDSGEHQALALLGERLTVLQYKSVKGFIKNMRPEEQERVYAEQRLLFERVRQETAGGRYDLVILDEILPAVDMGILSEEEVSDFIRERPPQVELVFTGRNAPAGLTGLADYVSEIVKRKHPYDRGVGMRKGIEY; this is encoded by the coding sequence ATGAAGGGGTTATTCCATATTTATACAGGAGAAGGAAAGGGCAAAACCACTGCGGCGCTGGGCATGGCGCTCAGGGCTTTTGGCAGCGGGCTGCGCGTTCTTTACTGCCAGTTTTTGAAGTCGGGAGATTCCGGCGAACATCAGGCTTTGGCCCTTTTGGGGGAACGGCTGACCGTGCTTCAGTACAAATCAGTAAAAGGTTTTATCAAGAATATGCGGCCGGAAGAACAAGAGCGGGTTTACGCCGAACAGCGGCTGCTGTTTGAGCGGGTTAGGCAAGAGACCGCCGGCGGCCGGTATGACCTTGTGATTCTCGATGAAATTCTCCCTGCGGTAGATATGGGCATTCTTTCCGAAGAAGAGGTAAGTGATTTTATCCGGGAACGTCCGCCCCAGGTGGAGCTGGTCTTTACCGGACGCAATGCTCCGGCCGGATTGACCGGCCTGGCTGATTATGTCTCCGAGATTGTCAAGCGCAAGCATCCCTATGACCGCGGTGTCGGCATGAGAAAAGGGATCGAATACTAA
- the cbiQ gene encoding cobalt ECF transporter T component CbiQ, translating into MINIDQYAYASKLKNTDPRQKLLFALLTLGVCLWANSVAVSMLVLLMMGWATVYQGGTPFSLFSKLLMAPMTFLLLGIIAIAVNLGGDKEIFLFSVTLGRMYLGVTQAGLQTALHLFFKALGSVSCLYYLSLSTPMTDVLAVLRRLKVPRLLVEMMGLIYRFIFVFLETAENMLTAQNSRLGYATLPAGYRSLAALMSNLFIRAYKRSDELYTALEARGYDGELNVLEETSCPFRWTGLLPAVGLNCFLVLCTLYLRQYGEGGIW; encoded by the coding sequence ATGATCAATATCGACCAGTATGCTTATGCGTCTAAACTCAAAAACACGGATCCCAGGCAAAAGCTGTTATTTGCTTTGCTTACCCTGGGGGTTTGTCTCTGGGCAAACTCGGTGGCCGTCTCTATGCTGGTCCTATTGATGATGGGATGGGCTACCGTCTATCAAGGGGGTACTCCTTTTTCCCTCTTTAGCAAATTACTAATGGCTCCGATGACCTTTCTGCTGTTGGGCATTATCGCCATTGCCGTGAATCTCGGGGGAGACAAAGAAATTTTTTTGTTTTCCGTAACACTGGGCAGGATGTATCTGGGGGTAACACAGGCCGGTCTGCAGACGGCCCTGCATTTGTTCTTTAAAGCGCTGGGTTCCGTATCCTGTCTGTATTATTTATCCCTAAGCACGCCCATGACGGATGTATTGGCTGTTCTTCGCCGTTTAAAGGTTCCTCGCCTCCTGGTTGAGATGATGGGGCTGATTTACAGGTTTATCTTTGTTTTTCTGGAAACGGCGGAAAATATGCTGACCGCCCAGAATTCCCGCTTGGGCTATGCTACCTTGCCTGCAGGATACCGTTCTCTGGCGGCGCTGATGTCCAACCTCTTTATCCGCGCCTATAAGCGGTCCGACGAGCTGTATACGGCACTGGAGGCCCGGGGGTATGACGGGGAACTCAATGTGCTTGAGGAAACTTCCTGTCCCTTCAGGTGGACCGGACTTTTGCCGGCAGTCGGCTTGAACTGTTTTCTGGTATTGTGTACCCTGTATTTAAGGCAATATGGAGAAGGAGGGATTTGGTGA
- the hemB gene encoding porphobilinogen synthase: MEITIRPRRLRTDPVRRALVRETRINKSALILPLFIREGKGIQEDIPSLEGQKRYSPDLLPYALETVIKAGIKNILLFGIPLTKDGVGSGAYAENGVVQQAVRAAKKNFPEISVITDVCLCEYTDHGHCGLLKGDTVDNDATLPLLAQTALSHVEAGADIVAPSDMMDGRVNVIRQVLDRAGFTDKAIMSYAVKYASAFYGPFREAAGSAPAFGDRKSYQMDYHNGREAVKEAGLDIAEGADILMVKPALSYLDVVSDLKARFHLPLAAYSVSGEYAMIKAAARAGLIDEAAMVCETAASVFRAGADILITYYALEIAQFIDEGRIG; the protein is encoded by the coding sequence ATGGAAATCACGATAAGGCCGAGAAGGCTGCGCACGGATCCTGTCAGGAGAGCTCTGGTCAGGGAAACCCGGATCAATAAAAGTGCCTTGATCCTGCCTCTTTTTATCCGGGAAGGAAAAGGAATCCAAGAAGATATCCCTTCCCTGGAAGGGCAAAAACGGTATAGCCCGGACCTGCTTCCTTATGCGCTGGAGACCGTGATAAAGGCTGGAATCAAAAATATCCTGCTTTTCGGGATCCCCTTGACCAAAGACGGCGTCGGAAGCGGCGCTTATGCCGAAAACGGGGTTGTTCAGCAAGCGGTGCGGGCCGCGAAAAAAAACTTCCCCGAGATCAGTGTGATCACCGATGTCTGTCTTTGCGAATATACGGACCATGGGCACTGCGGGCTGCTCAAAGGGGATACGGTGGATAATGACGCCACCCTTCCTTTACTTGCCCAAACAGCCCTGTCTCATGTAGAGGCCGGAGCGGACATTGTCGCCCCGTCGGATATGATGGACGGGCGGGTTAACGTAATCAGACAGGTCTTGGACAGAGCGGGGTTTACCGATAAAGCCATCATGTCTTACGCGGTGAAGTACGCTTCCGCATTTTATGGTCCTTTCCGGGAAGCGGCCGGATCAGCTCCGGCTTTCGGGGACAGAAAGAGCTATCAGATGGACTACCACAATGGGAGAGAGGCAGTGAAGGAGGCCGGTCTGGATATTGCGGAAGGAGCAGATATCCTGATGGTCAAACCGGCGCTGTCCTATCTGGACGTTGTTTCCGACCTGAAAGCCCGGTTTCACCTGCCTCTGGCCGCTTATAGCGTAAGCGGCGAATATGCCATGATCAAGGCGGCTGCCCGGGCGGGGTTGATCGATGAGGCGGCCATGGTCTGTGAAACGGCGGCCAGTGTGTTCCGGGCGGGGGCGGATATCCTGATTACCTATTATGCTTTGGAGATTGCCCAATTTATCGATGAAGGAAGGATAGGCTGA
- the cobM gene encoding precorrin-4 C(11)-methyltransferase, which yields MIYFIGAGPGAVDLITVRGKEMLEKADLIVYAGSLVNPELLHYAKPGCVFLDSAGLTLEQVLAAMAPAAQEGKVVVRLHTGDPSLYGAIKEQMDRLDALALPYQIVPGVSSFCAAAAALRAEYTLPDVSQSLIITRLEGRTPVPPREDISLLAAHQASMAVFLSLGRIGELAERLLQGGYAKDAPAAIVYKASWPDERVFVCTVGTLAETAEAHKIQKTALVLVGDFLKPQYSRSKLYDPQFAHGFREASP from the coding sequence ATGATCTATTTTATTGGCGCGGGACCCGGAGCGGTCGACCTGATCACGGTCAGGGGAAAAGAAATGCTGGAGAAAGCGGATCTGATTGTTTACGCCGGCTCTCTGGTCAATCCGGAACTGCTGCACTACGCCAAACCGGGCTGCGTTTTTCTGGACAGTGCCGGGCTGACCTTGGAGCAAGTTCTTGCCGCCATGGCCCCGGCCGCGCAGGAGGGTAAGGTCGTGGTCAGGCTGCATACCGGGGACCCCAGTCTTTACGGAGCGATCAAAGAACAGATGGACAGGCTTGATGCCTTGGCCCTTCCCTATCAGATCGTCCCGGGTGTCAGTTCCTTTTGCGCGGCGGCTGCCGCTCTTCGGGCCGAATACACCTTGCCCGACGTCAGCCAAAGTCTGATCATTACCCGGTTGGAAGGCAGGACACCTGTACCGCCGCGGGAGGATATCTCCTTGCTGGCCGCCCATCAGGCTTCTATGGCCGTTTTTTTGAGCTTGGGAAGGATTGGGGAATTGGCGGAACGCCTGCTCCAGGGGGGCTATGCCAAAGATGCTCCGGCCGCTATTGTGTATAAGGCCTCCTGGCCGGACGAAAGGGTTTTTGTCTGTACCGTCGGCACGCTGGCCGAGACCGCGGAAGCACACAAGATCCAAAAGACCGCCTTAGTTTTGGTAGGGGATTTTTTGAAGCCCCAGTACAGCCGTTCCAAACTTTATGACCCTCAGTTTGCTCACGGGTTCCGGGAGGCTTCACCATGA
- a CDS encoding ATP-binding cassette domain-containing protein, protein MKDNILEVQDLSYVYADGTKALHQINLEIRNGKTTAVLGGNGAGKSTLFLNLNGILKPSSGRILFGGKPLEYSHGGLRELRRRVGIVFQDPDTQLFSASVYQDISFGPVNMKLPEQEVRRRVEGALARTGISHLKDKATHCLSFGQKKRVAIAGILAMEPEVLVLDEPTAGLDPMGSSEIMKLMMETQKELGISVVIATHDIDIVPLYCDRAYVLNEGKVIMGGTPTEVFSRKELVRSVHLRLPRIGHLMEILQEKDGWGIANAFTISEARRAFQNWKDSR, encoded by the coding sequence GTGAAAGACAATATCCTGGAGGTGCAGGATCTCAGTTATGTCTATGCCGACGGCACCAAGGCGCTTCATCAAATAAATCTGGAGATCAGGAACGGGAAAACCACGGCCGTTCTGGGCGGGAATGGAGCCGGGAAGTCGACTTTGTTTCTGAATCTCAATGGAATTCTAAAACCTTCCTCGGGCCGAATATTATTTGGCGGCAAGCCTTTAGAATATTCCCACGGAGGTTTGCGGGAACTGCGCAGGAGAGTCGGAATTGTATTTCAGGACCCCGATACCCAGTTGTTTTCCGCCAGTGTTTATCAAGATATTTCTTTTGGGCCGGTCAATATGAAACTGCCCGAGCAGGAGGTGCGGCGGCGGGTGGAGGGAGCCCTGGCCAGAACCGGGATCAGCCATCTAAAAGATAAAGCCACGCACTGTCTGAGCTTCGGACAGAAGAAACGGGTGGCCATCGCCGGAATCCTGGCCATGGAACCGGAGGTCCTGGTCTTGGATGAACCCACGGCCGGGCTTGATCCCATGGGCTCAAGCGAGATCATGAAACTGATGATGGAAACCCAAAAGGAGCTTGGCATTTCCGTGGTGATTGCCACCCACGATATTGATATTGTACCTTTATACTGTGACCGGGCTTACGTCCTGAATGAAGGAAAGGTTATTATGGGCGGTACCCCCACAGAGGTTTTTTCTAGAAAAGAACTGGTTCGGAGCGTGCACCTGCGGCTTCCCCGGATCGGGCACCTGATGGAAATCCTTCAGGAAAAGGATGGTTGGGGTATAGCAAACGCTTTCACCATATCTGAAGCCCGCAGGGCATTTCAGAACTGGAAGGATAGCCGGTGA
- a CDS encoding cobalt-precorrin 5A hydrolase — translation MKASVFSFTRNGAGLGLQLKDLLQAQEYEVGIYSAKALSEPLEGPKGYDPDLNTVVKQAFQSCSLLVFIGACGIAVRLIAPYIRDKRSDPAVICLDEKGTFVIPLLSGHIGGANKLALFIAEQTGAQPVVTTATDLHGLMAVDLWAAEHNLYIQDMEAAKKISALFLEGKTVGLESEFEIAGEVPPYILSGRNSPVGICIALDDRRKPFATTLNLIPRIACLGLGCRKGVSLNVIEELVEDVLGEEHISRRAIAGIATIDLKKEETGLRELAAKYRLPLIAFTARELGSVCGEFTESPFVRQVAGIGNVCERAAVLLSGNGKLIVPKRVQNGVTLAVAQKNWKVDF, via the coding sequence ATGAAAGCTTCTGTCTTTTCGTTTACACGAAACGGCGCCGGATTGGGCCTGCAGTTAAAAGATCTCCTCCAAGCCCAAGAATATGAGGTCGGGATTTATTCCGCCAAAGCACTTTCCGAACCGCTTGAAGGGCCCAAAGGGTATGACCCGGACCTGAACACAGTTGTAAAGCAGGCTTTTCAATCCTGTTCTCTGCTTGTTTTTATCGGGGCCTGCGGCATAGCTGTCCGGCTGATTGCCCCCTATATTCGGGACAAGCGGAGCGATCCGGCGGTCATTTGCTTGGATGAGAAAGGCACGTTCGTTATTCCCTTGCTTTCCGGACATATCGGGGGAGCAAACAAGCTGGCCCTTTTTATTGCGGAGCAGACCGGGGCCCAGCCTGTGGTCACGACGGCCACCGATCTTCACGGTCTCATGGCTGTAGACCTCTGGGCGGCAGAGCATAACCTTTATATTCAGGATATGGAAGCCGCCAAAAAAATCTCGGCTTTATTTCTGGAAGGAAAGACCGTCGGCTTAGAGTCCGAATTTGAAATCGCAGGAGAGGTTCCTCCGTATATTCTGTCTGGAAGGAACAGCCCGGTGGGGATTTGCATAGCGCTTGACGACCGGCGCAAGCCTTTTGCCACCACTCTGAATCTGATCCCCAGGATCGCTTGTCTGGGGTTGGGCTGCCGGAAAGGGGTGAGCCTTAACGTGATCGAAGAACTGGTGGAAGACGTCCTCGGGGAGGAACATATTTCCCGGCGGGCGATTGCGGGAATCGCGACAATTGATTTGAAAAAGGAAGAAACAGGATTGCGGGAGCTTGCGGCAAAATACCGGCTGCCTTTGATTGCCTTTACGGCCCGGGAACTGGGGTCTGTTTGCGGGGAATTTACGGAGTCTCCTTTTGTCCGGCAGGTTGCCGGAATCGGCAATGTTTGTGAGAGAGCAGCGGTATTGCTCAGCGGCAACGGCAAACTGATCGTCCCCAAAAGGGTGCAAAACGGTGTAACGCTTGCTGTAGCCCAAAAAAACTGGAAAGTTGATTTTTAA
- the cbiD gene encoding cobalt-precorrin-5B (C(1))-methyltransferase CbiD yields MKDNDLGKRKLRTGVTTGSCAAAAAKAAVLMLLTGQSRSSVHIETPKGVELTLPVRDVEIREGRVSCAVPKDSGDDPDITNGIMVCATVEKTGRESISITGGEGIGIVTKPGLACPVGEAAINPVPRQMIFAETRNVCRNLNYSGGLAIRISVPGGEKIAQKTFNPRLGIEGGISILGTTGIVEPMSEKAWIDTIYLEMKVHRAGGSENLLVCPGNYGQNFIRASLGINPAKAIKCSNYLGEMLDFARELDFGNLLLIGHAGKLVKLAAGIMNTHSRHADARMEILAAHAALQGAGTEQVKHLMTCNTTEEAAAYLIAQGLSGQVFPSVMKKIAEHVQNRVQGSLKTAVILFTNEHGILGKTEGADDILMKMKETGRV; encoded by the coding sequence ATGAAGGATAATGATCTTGGAAAAAGAAAGCTCCGAACAGGGGTTACGACAGGCTCCTGCGCAGCTGCGGCAGCCAAAGCCGCGGTTCTGATGCTGCTTACCGGTCAAAGCCGCAGTTCGGTTCATATTGAGACGCCGAAAGGGGTTGAGCTTACCCTGCCGGTTCGGGATGTCGAAATCAGGGAAGGCCGGGTATCCTGCGCGGTTCCCAAAGACAGCGGGGATGATCCGGATATCACCAACGGCATCATGGTCTGTGCCACGGTAGAGAAAACAGGGCGGGAATCAATCTCTATTACGGGCGGGGAAGGGATCGGCATTGTCACCAAACCGGGTCTGGCTTGTCCGGTCGGTGAAGCGGCCATAAATCCCGTGCCCAGGCAAATGATTTTTGCCGAAACCCGGAACGTATGCCGTAATCTGAATTACAGCGGTGGTTTGGCCATCAGGATCTCCGTGCCAGGGGGAGAAAAGATCGCTCAAAAAACCTTTAATCCCCGTCTGGGTATTGAGGGGGGAATCTCGATTTTGGGGACGACGGGAATTGTGGAGCCGATGAGTGAAAAAGCCTGGATCGACACCATTTATCTGGAAATGAAGGTACACCGGGCCGGCGGCAGTGAGAATCTGTTGGTCTGTCCGGGAAATTACGGGCAGAATTTTATCCGTGCTTCTCTGGGGATCAACCCGGCGAAAGCAATTAAATGCAGCAATTATCTCGGAGAAATGCTGGATTTTGCCCGAGAACTGGATTTTGGAAACCTTCTTTTGATCGGGCATGCCGGGAAGCTGGTCAAGCTGGCTGCCGGGATCATGAACACTCACTCCCGGCACGCGGACGCCCGCATGGAAATCCTGGCGGCCCATGCCGCTTTGCAGGGGGCGGGAACAGAGCAGGTCAAACATCTCATGACCTGCAACACCACGGAAGAAGCGGCCGCTTATCTCATTGCCCAGGGTTTAAGCGGGCAGGTTTTTCCCTCTGTCATGAAGAAGATCGCCGAGCATGTGCAAAACCGTGTTCAGGGCAGCTTGAAAACCGCTGTGATCCTTTTTACCAATGAACACGGCATATTGGGGAAAACAGAGGGAGCGGATGACATATTGATGAAAATGAAAGAAACAGGGCGTGTATGA